Proteins from a genomic interval of Kribbella aluminosa:
- a CDS encoding FHA domain-containing protein: MPFCNQCGHENSEGSRFCSQCGAMLPGADRPAAAPAPQPVQPGVTDTAMLTPIGAEPEPEQTGEPLTADDQAAVGALPAGSALLIVQRGPNAGSRFLLDVDVVTAGRHPDSDIFLDDVTVSRRHAEFRRDPHGVKVRDVGSLNGTYVNRDRIDEVQLNNGDEVQIGKYRLVYYASGQA; encoded by the coding sequence ATGCCGTTCTGCAACCAGTGCGGGCACGAGAACTCCGAGGGCAGCCGGTTCTGCTCGCAGTGCGGAGCGATGCTGCCTGGCGCGGACCGCCCGGCGGCAGCACCGGCGCCCCAGCCTGTCCAGCCGGGTGTCACCGACACCGCGATGCTGACCCCGATCGGCGCCGAGCCGGAGCCGGAGCAGACCGGTGAGCCGCTGACCGCCGACGACCAGGCCGCCGTCGGCGCGCTGCCGGCCGGGTCCGCCCTGCTGATCGTCCAGCGCGGGCCGAACGCGGGCAGCCGGTTCCTGCTCGACGTCGACGTGGTCACCGCCGGCCGGCACCCGGACAGCGACATCTTCCTGGACGACGTGACGGTGTCCCGCCGGCACGCCGAGTTCCGCCGCGACCCGCACGGCGTGAAGGTCCGCGACGTCGGCAGCCTGAACGGCACGTACGTGAACCGGGACCGGATCGACGAGGTCCAGCTGAACAACGGGGACGAGGTCCAGATCGGCAAGTACCGGCTGGTGTACTACGCCAGTGGCCAGGCCTGA
- a CDS encoding small basic family protein: MIAVIGLVIGVVVGLLVAPDVPEWAQPYLPIAVVAALDAVFGALRAFLDGIFDDKVFVVSFVSNVLIAALIVYLGDQLGVGSQLSTGVVVVLGIRIFTNMAAIRRHIFRA; this comes from the coding sequence ATGATCGCTGTCATCGGCCTCGTGATCGGGGTCGTGGTCGGCCTGCTGGTCGCACCCGACGTCCCGGAGTGGGCGCAGCCGTACCTGCCGATCGCGGTGGTGGCCGCGCTGGACGCGGTGTTTGGCGCGCTCCGGGCGTTCCTGGACGGGATCTTCGACGACAAGGTGTTCGTCGTCTCGTTCGTGTCCAACGTGCTGATCGCGGCGCTGATCGTCTACCTGGGCGACCAGCTCGGCGTCGGCTCGCAGCTGTCGACCGGCGTGGTCGTCGTGCTCGGGATCCGGATCTTCACCAACATGGCCGCGATCCGCCGGCACATCTTCCGGGCCTGA
- the ftsR gene encoding transcriptional regulator FtsR, translated as MARPEPSGGSSGIGAVLQLLQAEFADVTISKIRFLEAEGLVTPARTASGYRKFSAADVDRLRYVLTAQRDQYLPLKVIKEHLGAIDRGLQPAAAGPPVAPTSLPQTPGQPVADDFDATGTELRLTRDELRTAAGVPAGLLDELEGHGLVVAVGNHYGGDAIVIAKVAAELAAYGLEPRHLRAFRTAADREVGLIEQVTGPRRTEQTAELAALTVRLHTALVRSRLPRP; from the coding sequence GTGGCCAGGCCTGAGCCGTCCGGCGGCAGTAGCGGCATCGGTGCGGTGCTGCAGCTTCTGCAGGCCGAGTTCGCCGACGTCACGATCTCCAAGATCCGCTTCCTGGAGGCCGAGGGGCTGGTGACGCCGGCCCGGACGGCGTCCGGCTACCGGAAGTTCAGTGCCGCGGACGTCGACCGGCTGCGGTACGTGCTGACCGCGCAACGCGACCAGTACCTGCCGCTCAAGGTGATCAAGGAACACCTCGGCGCGATCGACCGCGGCCTGCAGCCGGCCGCGGCGGGTCCACCGGTCGCACCCACGTCGTTGCCGCAGACCCCGGGGCAACCGGTCGCCGACGACTTCGATGCCACCGGCACCGAACTGCGGCTGACCCGGGACGAGCTGCGCACCGCCGCCGGCGTACCGGCCGGGCTGCTCGACGAGCTGGAGGGTCACGGCCTGGTGGTGGCCGTCGGCAACCACTACGGCGGCGACGCGATCGTGATCGCGAAGGTCGCGGCCGAGCTGGCGGCGTACGGCCTGGAGCCGCGGCACCTGCGGGCGTTCCGGACCGCGGCGGACCGCGAGGTCGGCCTGATCGAACAGGTCACCGGCCCGCGCCGTACCGAACAGACCGCCGAGCTGGCTGCGCTTACTGTGCGTCTGCACACTGCGCTGGTCCGTTCCCGCCTGCCCCGTCCGTAG
- a CDS encoding MerR family transcriptional regulator — protein MTRTGDTDLTQSASDAHAAAAETAGVQGLLFDDDLRPMPEDVGFRGPTACAAAGITYRQLDYWARTGLVSPSVRPATGSGTQRLYGFRDVLLLKVIKRLLDAGISLQQIRTAIAHLSKRGFDDLTQITLMSDGASVYMCSSPDEVIDLLAGGQGVFGIALGGVWREVEGSLSELPTERADGHDDEGSGGHAGDELAARRRARMTG, from the coding sequence GTGACACGCACCGGGGACACGGATCTGACGCAGTCGGCTTCCGACGCGCACGCCGCGGCAGCTGAGACTGCCGGCGTCCAGGGTCTGCTGTTCGACGACGACCTGCGGCCGATGCCGGAGGACGTCGGGTTCCGGGGTCCGACGGCCTGCGCCGCGGCCGGGATCACCTACCGGCAGCTCGACTACTGGGCCCGGACCGGGCTGGTCTCTCCGTCGGTCCGCCCGGCGACCGGCTCCGGGACGCAACGGCTGTACGGGTTCCGCGACGTCCTGTTGCTGAAAGTGATCAAGCGGCTGCTGGACGCCGGGATCTCGCTGCAGCAGATCCGGACCGCGATCGCGCATCTGAGCAAGCGCGGCTTCGACGACCTGACCCAGATCACGCTGATGAGCGACGGCGCGTCGGTGTACATGTGCAGCTCGCCCGACGAGGTCATCGACCTACTGGCCGGCGGCCAGGGCGTGTTCGGGATCGCGCTCGGCGGCGTCTGGCGGGAAGTCGAGGGCTCGCTGTCCGAGCTGCCGACCGAGCGCGCCGACGGCCACGACGACGAGGGCTCCGGCGGCCACGCGGGCGACGAGCTCGCCGCCCGGCGCCGCGCCCGCATGACCGGCTGA
- a CDS encoding bifunctional nuclease family protein, whose translation MREVDVVGVRVEMPSSQPIVLLREVGGERYLPIWIGAAEASAIAFAQQGMEPPRPLTHDLFAETIRVLGHTLSQVRIVNLTDGIFEAILVFDDQTEISARPSDSIAIALRTGTPVFCTEEILAEAGIPVPESEANGTDEVQEEEEVERFREFLDQVTPEDFDKS comes from the coding sequence GTGCGCGAAGTCGATGTGGTCGGAGTCCGGGTGGAGATGCCCTCGAGTCAGCCGATCGTGCTGCTCCGGGAGGTCGGAGGTGAGCGGTACCTGCCGATCTGGATCGGCGCGGCCGAGGCGAGTGCGATCGCTTTCGCCCAGCAGGGCATGGAGCCGCCCCGGCCACTGACCCACGACCTGTTCGCGGAGACCATCCGGGTCCTCGGGCACACCCTCAGCCAGGTCCGGATCGTGAACCTGACCGACGGGATCTTCGAGGCGATTCTCGTGTTCGACGACCAGACCGAGATCTCGGCGCGGCCGTCGGACTCGATCGCGATCGCGCTGCGGACCGGTACGCCGGTGTTCTGCACCGAGGAGATCCTCGCGGAGGCCGGCATCCCGGTTCCGGAGAGTGAGGCGAACGGCACCGACGAGGTGCAGGAGGAAGAGGAGGTCGAGCGGTTCCGGGAGTTCCTGGATCAGGTCACCCCGGAGGACTTCGACAAGAGCTGA
- a CDS encoding DUF881 domain-containing protein, which translates to MSDDTPDPKPDPKPDAKPDAKPDAKPDTKPDTKPDTKPDAKPDAKPEPDVPTPMPKPKTPNLALRRLRAGFKPSRGQAIVAIVLALVGCVAVVQVRVNRADAGYQNARREDLIAILDGLGQNTRRLESEIADLEARKNTLSSSADKAQTARDQAEAQIRTLGILAGTMAAVGQGVRITLNDPQGKMTSSNLLDAIEELRDAGAEAIQINGSVRVVASTDFVDDAPGIRVDGQKLTSPYVIEAIGESHNLAEAANFPGGLVSEVTGPQIGGTAEVNELSSLSITALHAPQEHRYARPAPSPTK; encoded by the coding sequence ATGAGCGACGACACACCGGACCCCAAGCCGGACCCCAAGCCGGACGCCAAGCCGGACGCCAAGCCGGACGCCAAGCCCGACACCAAGCCCGACACCAAGCCCGACACCAAGCCGGACGCGAAGCCGGACGCGAAGCCCGAGCCGGACGTGCCCACGCCGATGCCGAAGCCGAAGACGCCGAACCTGGCGCTGCGCCGGCTGCGGGCCGGGTTCAAGCCGTCCCGCGGGCAGGCGATCGTGGCGATCGTACTGGCGCTGGTCGGCTGCGTCGCGGTCGTCCAGGTCCGGGTCAACCGGGCCGACGCCGGGTACCAGAACGCCCGCCGCGAGGACCTGATCGCGATCCTCGACGGCCTCGGCCAGAACACCCGCCGGCTGGAGAGCGAGATCGCCGACCTGGAGGCGCGGAAGAACACGCTGTCCTCCAGCGCCGACAAGGCGCAGACCGCCCGCGACCAGGCCGAGGCCCAGATCCGTACCCTCGGCATCCTGGCCGGCACGATGGCCGCGGTCGGGCAGGGGGTCCGGATCACGCTCAACGACCCGCAGGGCAAGATGACCTCGAGCAACCTGCTGGACGCGATCGAGGAACTGCGCGACGCCGGTGCCGAGGCGATCCAGATCAACGGGTCGGTCCGCGTGGTGGCCAGTACGGACTTCGTGGACGACGCCCCGGGGATCCGGGTCGACGGCCAGAAGCTGACCTCGCCGTACGTCATCGAGGCGATCGGGGAGTCCCACAACCTGGCCGAGGCGGCCAACTTCCCGGGCGGACTGGTGAGTGAGGTGACCGGTCCGCAGATCGGCGGCACCGCCGAGGTGAACGAGTTGAGCAGCCTGTCGATCACCGCCTTGCACGCGCCGCAGGAGCATCGTTACGCTCGCCCGGCGCCCAGCCCGACGAAGTAG
- a CDS encoding dihydrodipicolinate synthase family protein: MWATLLLPLNADDSISFDRLESQAQALGETSVAGLYAHGTAGEFQTLTEGEYDRINHILAAAGKPFQIGASHPSAQVQLSRVERAAELAPGAIQVIAPDWLPLNPTELLDFLRRIAEAAGDVPLVLYNPPHAKTAVTTQQLCQLAEAVPSLIGLKTAGGDKAWFDEATRSGLAIFVPGHFLASMSLLGAHGSYSNVAALSPNGAVATAQDLDVERRIAEFFAAHVVPLQQAGLSNPALDKFLAAVGGSAVGGWAVGGWADAGTRVRWPMQAATDEQVAAARPVARRLLPELF, from the coding sequence GTGTGGGCGACTTTGTTGTTACCGCTGAACGCCGACGACTCGATCTCGTTCGACCGCCTCGAGTCTCAGGCTCAGGCTTTGGGTGAGACCTCCGTCGCCGGCTTGTACGCCCATGGGACGGCCGGGGAGTTCCAGACGCTGACCGAGGGCGAGTACGACCGGATCAACCACATCCTCGCCGCCGCCGGAAAACCGTTCCAGATCGGAGCGAGCCATCCGTCGGCCCAGGTCCAACTGTCGCGGGTGGAGCGGGCCGCGGAACTCGCGCCCGGAGCGATCCAGGTGATAGCCCCGGACTGGTTGCCGCTGAACCCCACCGAGCTGCTGGACTTCCTGCGGCGTATCGCCGAGGCGGCGGGGGACGTGCCGCTCGTGTTGTACAACCCGCCGCATGCGAAGACGGCTGTCACGACACAGCAGCTGTGCCAGTTGGCCGAGGCTGTGCCGAGTCTCATCGGGTTGAAGACGGCCGGTGGTGACAAGGCGTGGTTCGACGAGGCGACGCGGTCGGGGCTGGCGATCTTCGTGCCGGGGCACTTCCTGGCGAGTATGTCGTTACTCGGCGCACACGGCAGCTACTCGAACGTGGCAGCGCTCTCCCCGAACGGTGCGGTCGCCACCGCGCAGGATCTCGACGTCGAGCGGCGGATCGCCGAGTTCTTCGCGGCCCACGTCGTACCGCTGCAGCAGGCCGGGCTGTCGAACCCGGCGCTGGACAAGTTCCTGGCCGCGGTCGGCGGCTCGGCGGTCGGTGGCTGGGCGGTCGGTGGCTGGGCGGACGCCGGTACGCGCGTCCGCTGGCCGATGCAGGCGGCGACCGACGAGCAGGTGGCGGCGGCGCGGCCGGTCGCCCGGAGGCTGCTGCCCGAACTGTTCTGA
- a CDS encoding DUF881 domain-containing protein, whose product MTQQAPEQPPGQTTPRRVDASMSLLNNLMAHPIDEGYAVAARTRSKQGGKDTRSRHRILLVVAAAVLGFLLAIAAAQNYRGAPAAEKQRKELIDRINQAGNRQTDLRNHQSQLSDEVRGLQAGGLSNDSTGTALQQKLDDLELQTGAIAVTGPGIKAVIDDAKNADAKEGRLLDVDLQQLVNGLWTADAEAISVNGHRLTALTAIRGAGSAITVDYSSLTPPYTVLAIGDTATMPARFAQSSGGQWVQYLVSNFGVRSTITTEDSLLVPADATIALRYAKVRPR is encoded by the coding sequence GTGACCCAGCAAGCCCCTGAGCAGCCTCCTGGGCAGACGACCCCTCGGCGCGTCGACGCGTCGATGTCACTGCTGAACAACCTGATGGCGCACCCGATCGACGAGGGGTACGCCGTCGCCGCCAGGACCCGCTCGAAGCAGGGCGGCAAGGACACCCGGTCCCGGCACCGGATCCTGCTCGTGGTCGCCGCTGCGGTCCTCGGCTTCCTGCTCGCGATCGCCGCCGCGCAGAACTACCGCGGCGCACCCGCGGCGGAGAAGCAGCGCAAGGAACTGATCGACCGGATCAACCAGGCCGGCAACCGGCAGACCGATCTGCGCAACCACCAGTCCCAGCTGTCCGACGAGGTCCGCGGCCTGCAGGCCGGCGGGCTGAGCAACGACAGTACGGGTACGGCGCTGCAGCAGAAGCTCGACGACCTGGAGCTGCAGACCGGCGCGATCGCGGTCACCGGCCCCGGGATCAAGGCGGTCATCGACGACGCGAAGAACGCCGACGCCAAGGAGGGCCGGCTGCTCGACGTCGACCTGCAGCAGCTGGTCAACGGCTTGTGGACGGCCGACGCGGAGGCGATCTCGGTGAACGGTCACCGGCTCACGGCGCTGACCGCGATCCGCGGTGCCGGCAGTGCCATCACGGTTGACTACAGTTCGCTGACCCCGCCGTACACGGTGCTCGCGATCGGCGACACCGCGACGATGCCGGCCCGGTTCGCGCAGAGTTCCGGAGGGCAGTGGGTGCAGTACCTGGTCAGCAACTTCGGTGTCCGCAGCACGATCACGACGGAGGATTCCTTGCTGGTGCCGGCCGATGCGACGATCGCGTTGCGCTACGCGAAGGTGAGGCCGAGATGA
- the gcvH gene encoding glycine cleavage system protein GcvH: protein MYPEDLKYTAEHEWLKAGEEGPVRVGITDFAQDQLGDIVYVQLPEVGTTVRAGDACGELESTKSVSDLFAPVNGTVTAVNEALADQPDLVNTDPYGEGWLLDIDVEDAAEVAALMDAAAYQGQLDQG from the coding sequence GTGTACCCCGAAGACCTGAAGTACACGGCCGAGCACGAGTGGCTGAAGGCCGGCGAGGAAGGACCCGTGCGGGTCGGCATCACCGACTTCGCGCAGGATCAGCTCGGTGACATCGTGTACGTGCAGCTGCCGGAGGTCGGCACCACGGTGCGGGCCGGCGACGCCTGTGGGGAACTGGAGTCGACGAAGAGCGTCAGCGACCTGTTCGCCCCGGTGAACGGCACCGTGACCGCCGTCAACGAGGCGCTGGCCGACCAGCCGGACCTGGTGAACACCGACCCGTACGGCGAGGGCTGGCTGCTCGACATCGACGTCGAGGACGCCGCCGAGGTGGCCGCGCTGATGGACGCCGCCGCGTACCAGGGCCAGCTCGACCAAGGCTGA